A DNA window from bacterium contains the following coding sequences:
- the rsmH gene encoding 16S rRNA (cytosine(1402)-N(4))-methyltransferase RsmH, with protein MVNVTTQMTPIHQPVMVEEVLKFLKVEADNNRGYIVDATVGEGGHTEAILKAGGYVIGLDQDEAVLERARLRLAPYKDRVKLVHGNFRHLKSILTGEGFSGRIRGITADLGVSSYQLEDPRRGFSFQRDGSLDMRMNSRNQLTAADLVNDLKEDELAGIFKKYGEEKAAKRIAKLIVLNRRREGRITSVSRLVELITTVVTFRRRARIHPATRTFQALRIAVNDELEALKEFLNQVPGVLGPGGRVVVISFQSLEDRIVKHTFKDWARQNWAAVLTVKPARPSELEIKNNPRSRSAKLRAVEVRSQ; from the coding sequence ATGGTAAATGTAACTACTCAGATGACTCCCATCCACCAACCGGTTATGGTCGAAGAGGTTTTAAAGTTTCTTAAAGTGGAAGCCGATAATAATAGGGGATATATAGTAGACGCTACGGTAGGTGAAGGGGGACATACGGAGGCCATCCTGAAGGCGGGCGGGTATGTCATTGGCCTGGATCAGGACGAAGCCGTGCTGGAAAGGGCCAGGCTCAGATTGGCCCCATATAAAGACAGGGTTAAATTAGTTCATGGTAATTTCAGACATCTTAAGTCTATTTTGACCGGAGAGGGGTTTTCAGGTCGAATAAGGGGCATTACCGCCGACCTGGGGGTTTCCTCATACCAATTAGAAGATCCGAGACGAGGCTTTTCTTTTCAGCGTGACGGTTCTCTGGATATGAGGATGAATAGCCGGAATCAACTTACGGCGGCTGATTTAGTCAATGACCTAAAAGAAGATGAATTAGCTGGTATTTTCAAAAAATACGGAGAAGAGAAGGCAGCCAAAAGAATTGCTAAGCTAATTGTTCTAAATCGTAGACGGGAAGGAAGAATCACTTCTGTTTCACGTCTGGTTGAGCTTATTACTACGGTCGTAACTTTTCGACGAAGAGCCAGGATTCATCCGGCCACGCGGACCTTTCAAGCCTTAAGAATAGCTGTAAACGATGAGTTGGAAGCCCTGAAGGAATTCCTGAATCAAGTTCCCGGCGTTTTGGGCCCGGGAGGAAGAGTGGTCGTTATTTCTTTTCAGAGTCTGGAAGACCGGATCGTTAAGCATACCTTTAAGGACTGGGCAAGGCAAAATTGGGCGGCTGTCTTGACCGTCAAGCCGGCCAGGCCTTCTGAGCTTGAGATAAAGAATAACCCTCGTTCCCGGAGCGCCAAACTGAGAGCGGTGGAGGTAAGGAGCCAATAG
- a CDS encoding division/cell wall cluster transcriptional repressor MraZ — translation MFIGNYRHTLDDKGRFIMPSKLRKSAGTNEFFLTFNEEDGSLYLFTKHRWDELEKKLEAERSFDGNEDDRDFIRTRYYNAAECTLSEKQGRLSIPQHLIDLAQIKKDILIVGLPDRIEIWAIKVWENYDKQRRLRLEARKKCKMAETGE, via the coding sequence ATGTTTATAGGCAATTATCGGCATACTCTTGACGATAAAGGTAGATTTATAATGCCTTCAAAGCTCCGTAAGAGTGCCGGTACTAATGAGTTTTTCCTTACCTTTAATGAAGAAGACGGGTCTCTCTACCTCTTTACCAAACATCGCTGGGATGAGTTAGAAAAAAAACTCGAAGCCGAAAGATCTTTCGATGGGAATGAAGATGATCGAGACTTCATTCGAACCCGGTATTACAACGCCGCTGAATGTACCCTCAGCGAAAAGCAAGGCCGTTTATCTATCCCTCAACATCTAATAGACTTAGCCCAAATAAAAAAAGATATCCTTATTGTTGGCCTCCCCGATAGGATTGAAATATGGGCGATCAAGGTATGGGAAAATTATGATAAACAGCGGAGGCTTAGATTAGAGGCCAGGAAGAAATGTAAGATGGCAGAAACGGGTGAGTAA